CCTCTTATCACCAACCCATCAACATACTCCATTCGAAGTTGTTAATCATTCAGAAACCCTTAGAGAATACAGGGTGCCAAAAGAAGCCATTCATACACAATTACATTTAAAATTAACTAAAGAAAATGTTGGTGCCGAAGTATCTGGGATTGTAAATGGATTATCTGCTAAATTTCCAAATGAATACCATACTGCCTATAATGAACTTTACAAAAACGCTGAAATTATTATTCATGATTCTCCCTATATGTTAGAGTACGATTTGTTTTTTGGAATGGATCATAAACCAAGGATTTACAATAGTTATAATCATGAAGCTCTGTTATTAAAACAAACATTAACAGGAACAAATGCAAATCAATTTATTCATTATATTGAGAATATGGAAAGTACATTAGTAAAAAATTCTGATTTAATTTTTGTAACCTCATTAGATGAAAAGAAAAGCTTTATATCCAGTTATCAAATAAATGAAGATAAAATCCTGCTAGTGCCAAATGGTATTCATCCAAATCAATGGGCTCCCCGAGGAAACCGTGAAGAATCTACTACAGCATTTTTCATTGGAAGCGCTCATCCCCCTAATATTGAAGCAGTTGATTATATTGTTCATCATCTAGCTGCTCAATGTGAAAATGTAAATTTTATTGTAGCTGGTAAATGTACTGAATCCTTTCAACATATAAAAAAGAGCAATGTAAAAATGTTAGGGTTAGTGGATGAAGAAACGAAATTTGAACTTTTATCAATGGCGGATATTGCAATTAATCCAATGTTTCATGGAGCAGGGACAAATTTAAAAACATTAGAGTATTTATCCGCAGGATTGCCGCTTATATCAACGGATATAGGAGTAAGAGGATTAGAATTAATTGATGGAGTTCATTACTACGGTGCCAATAAAGAGAACTTTGCAATGATTATGATGAATCAATTGAAAAATAAAAAAGGATTAAAAAAGATTGCTAAGTCTGGACAAAAATATATTAATAGCCAATATTCTTGGGAATCCATTGCATTAAGGGTAAAAGACACTATAAAAAAGTTAGAATCTAATAAAGTACAAACACTCTATTTGTTAAATGATTTTGAGGCTAGTAATCCCAATTCAGGCGGGGCTATTCGAATAAATCACCTATATAGTGCTTTAGCAAAAAAATACAGAATTTGTTTACTTTGTTTTAATCATTCTAATCAAATTAATAAGGTACAGATTTCAGAGGGGTTCTTCCAGGTTTCCGTTCCCAAAAGTCATGAACATAAAGTAGAAGAATTTATTTTGCATCATCAGCATCCAGTAAGTCTTGCTGATATTATATCTTCTTATATGTGCATTTCTAATAATTTATTAAAACTAATTCATCAAAATTTATATGATGTTACTGATGCTGTTATTTTAGTTCATCCATATATGGCACTATTACTGGAAAATTCTAACGAAAAACCAGTCATCTATGAAAGCTTTAATGCTGAGATGGAATTAAAGAAAACAATATTGAAAAACCATCCCAAGTTTGATCTTTTGATTAAACAAGTAATGAAAGTCGAGGAGTTGGCTTGTGAAAAAAGTCAATTTATGATTAGTGTATCAGATTGTGATCACCAATATTTGCGAAAATATTTTAAGGAAGAAGAGATAAAAGACATCATTACAATAAACAACGGTGTTCAAATTAGAGAAACTTCAAAATATAATTTCACAGATAAAACAAAAATTCCGAGTATTATTTTTATAGGTAGCGGTCATCCCCCTAATAATGAAGCAGTTCATTTTATTATTGAAAAGATTGCACCATTTGTAAAAGCGAATTTTATTATTGTAGGTTCTGTATGTCATGCTTTTGCTCATAAAAAAATTGGACCAAATATAAAGTTAATGGGCGAAATCGATCATCATAATAAAATTTCTTTAATGGAGAACGCTGATATTGCTCTAAATCCTATGATAAATGGCAGCGGGTCTAATGTTAAAATGGCCGATTATTTCGCGAACCGATTGCCAACCATAACAACTCCAGTAGGTGCAAGAGGATATAATATAGAAAATGGAAAACATGCAATAATCTGTAACATAAATGAATTTAGCTCTGAATTAAATTCATTAATAAAAGATTTAAAGCTACAAGGAACCTTAGCCAAAAATGCTTTTCATTATGCAGTTCAGGAATTGGACTGGGAAAGACTAGCTGAAAAATTTGATTCCGAAATACAAAAAAGAATATTCAATAATAATCCTCACTAATATATTCATTTTCTATTTCCTCACAAGGATCTCATTTCAAATTTCACCAAAAGTCGTTTTTCATTCATACATTTATATTAATCCTAATGATTAACCAAAAAATACCGAAGGAAGAGTACATCATGAGAATTTTATATTTATCAGTTCATGACGTATTGGAATACGATGAATTGAAGTTATTTACGGAATTAGGGCACGAATGTTTTTCACATGGGGCCTATGCCCGTCCGCATTTAGGAAGTTCTTACCGCCATCCGCTTCATGAAATGCCTATTGATCCAGATTTCGCTGATTTAGTAGATCGCTATTCAAAGTATAATTTACATCCTGAAATGATTGAAGATAAGGATGTCATTATTGTTATGCATGATCCCTCAATCATCACAAAAAACTGGGAGAAGATGAAACATAAACGGGTGATATGGAGGTCAATCGGTCAATCTTCCCCCGAAGTTGAGAGGAAACTTCGTCCATACCGGGAGCAAGGAATGGAAATAGTTAGATATTCACCTAGAGAAAGTCAGATTCCTGAGTATATTGGGGAAGATGCCATGATTAGATTTTACAAAGATCCCGACGAGTATGGCGGCTGGGAAGGGAGTAAAAATCAAATTATGACCATAAGCCAATGCATGAAAAAGAATTGGATTGGTTCTAATTATAATTTATTCCATATAGCTTGTAGGGGATTACCAGTCAAATTGTTTGGTCCAGGAAATGAGGATGCACCGGAAAGTGGCGGAATGTTGACATATGAACAAATGAAACAAGAACTGCGGGAAAATCGGTCATTTTTTTATACAGGTACGAGAATTACAAGTTATACACTAGGTTTTATCGAGGCCTTTATGACAGGCATTCCAATCGTTTCTGTTTCAGAATTTCAAGGAAATCATCCATTGCTTAAACAACGTACCTTTGAAGTTCATGAAATTATTGAAAATGGAAAAGAAGGGTTTGTATTTGATAGTGTTTTAGAGCTACGAGACTCATTAAATCAATTATTGTACAATGACCAACTTGCGAAAGAAATAAGTAAAAATGCCAGGGCAAAAGCCATTCAGATATTCGGAAAACAGAAGATAAAAGAACAATGGAAGGAATACTTGAGTAATTAAATGATAAACGATCTTATGGAGGACATTATGAGTAATTTAAATAAGGATACTTTCTTTAAAATATTTGGCAGTGGTGTCTTTAATGGTGAAGTACCTTTTTACACCACTCCTGATGATGTAAAGGCATTAATTGCCCTTTCACGGACTTTCTATCCTAAAACTGTTATTGAGATTGGAATTCAGCGCGGAGGGACAGCGAAATGTATTTTAGATAATAGCCCATGGATTGAAAAATATATTGGTATAGATGTCATACCCTCTTTTACTACTACATTATCTATTCAAAGGGGGGAAGTTCCACAAATAGCTGGGGAATATGTCAAGGATGACCCGAGAGTGGAATTAATTGTAAAACATAATGGTTCGCGGGATTTGGAACCATCAGATCTCCCTGAGGCCGACTTCATTTTTATCGATGGCGACCACTCGAAAAAAGGTGTATTCCTAGATACTCTATTAGCTCGGAAAGTGATAAGAAAAGGCGGTATTATTTGCTGGCACGATTATGGAAACCATCTTGTACCAGGTGTAACAGAAGTGATTGATACTTTCAATAGAAATGAAGGAGA
This Neobacillus sp. YX16 DNA region includes the following protein-coding sequences:
- a CDS encoding glycosyltransferase family 4 protein encodes the protein MRNILVLNFFPAFTPPKSGGEQRYFYFYEELSKFFDITLLSPTHQHTPFEVVNHSETLREYRVPKEAIHTQLHLKLTKENVGAEVSGIVNGLSAKFPNEYHTAYNELYKNAEIIIHDSPYMLEYDLFFGMDHKPRIYNSYNHEALLLKQTLTGTNANQFIHYIENMESTLVKNSDLIFVTSLDEKKSFISSYQINEDKILLVPNGIHPNQWAPRGNREESTTAFFIGSAHPPNIEAVDYIVHHLAAQCENVNFIVAGKCTESFQHIKKSNVKMLGLVDEETKFELLSMADIAINPMFHGAGTNLKTLEYLSAGLPLISTDIGVRGLELIDGVHYYGANKENFAMIMMNQLKNKKGLKKIAKSGQKYINSQYSWESIALRVKDTIKKLESNKVQTLYLLNDFEASNPNSGGAIRINHLYSALAKKYRICLLCFNHSNQINKVQISEGFFQVSVPKSHEHKVEEFILHHQHPVSLADIISSYMCISNNLLKLIHQNLYDVTDAVILVHPYMALLLENSNEKPVIYESFNAEMELKKTILKNHPKFDLLIKQVMKVEELACEKSQFMISVSDCDHQYLRKYFKEEEIKDIITINNGVQIRETSKYNFTDKTKIPSIIFIGSGHPPNNEAVHFIIEKIAPFVKANFIIVGSVCHAFAHKKIGPNIKLMGEIDHHNKISLMENADIALNPMINGSGSNVKMADYFANRLPTITTPVGARGYNIENGKHAIICNINEFSSELNSLIKDLKLQGTLAKNAFHYAVQELDWERLAEKFDSEIQKRIFNNNPH
- a CDS encoding glycosyltransferase, encoding MRILYLSVHDVLEYDELKLFTELGHECFSHGAYARPHLGSSYRHPLHEMPIDPDFADLVDRYSKYNLHPEMIEDKDVIIVMHDPSIITKNWEKMKHKRVIWRSIGQSSPEVERKLRPYREQGMEIVRYSPRESQIPEYIGEDAMIRFYKDPDEYGGWEGSKNQIMTISQCMKKNWIGSNYNLFHIACRGLPVKLFGPGNEDAPESGGMLTYEQMKQELRENRSFFYTGTRITSYTLGFIEAFMTGIPIVSVSEFQGNHPLLKQRTFEVHEIIENGKEGFVFDSVLELRDSLNQLLYNDQLAKEISKNARAKAIQIFGKQKIKEQWKEYLSN
- a CDS encoding class I SAM-dependent methyltransferase, whose translation is MSNLNKDTFFKIFGSGVFNGEVPFYTTPDDVKALIALSRTFYPKTVIEIGIQRGGTAKCILDNSPWIEKYIGIDVIPSFTTTLSIQRGEVPQIAGEYVKDDPRVELIVKHNGSRDLEPSDLPEADFIFIDGDHSKKGVFLDTLLARKVIRKGGIICWHDYGNHLVPGVTEVIDTFNRNEGDHICFVEGTMICFQFCREGR